A DNA window from Vibrio cidicii contains the following coding sequences:
- a CDS encoding reverse transcriptase domain-containing protein produces MPPPILRWIMTNPYPLMHLEQAWQLAFQWVCKRRRHYPANADIWHLRFHWPNHSQKLLSRVLAGDYRLSAMKVIGQHALWSAQDALVLKWVALQCAPWLPIHPRCEHGLGMGVTASRTRLERFLNEAKGSSPFVMRTDIRGYYRHINKNQVLERVVASLPSPIWRELIRQYLYYTVEDGGEFYTPESGIGRGCALSPLIGASLLYAIDSDFAQRPDLYYARYMDDFIILARSRWRLRRAIATLRSHLAEGGFSLHPDKTQIGKLTKGFDWLGGWYNEQGRVGIALRALHHYRTRSLRLYEQARRLGYSHQECLVRVQNYRVRWRRCFI; encoded by the coding sequence ATGCCACCGCCAATTTTACGCTGGATTATGACTAACCCCTATCCCTTGATGCATTTGGAGCAGGCTTGGCAACTGGCGTTCCAATGGGTGTGCAAACGCCGACGCCATTACCCAGCTAACGCGGATATATGGCATTTACGTTTTCACTGGCCGAACCATTCGCAAAAACTGTTAAGTCGTGTTCTGGCCGGCGATTACCGATTAAGTGCCATGAAGGTGATAGGGCAGCATGCCTTATGGTCCGCTCAAGATGCATTAGTGCTTAAATGGGTCGCATTGCAATGCGCGCCATGGCTTCCTATACATCCACGTTGTGAGCATGGTTTAGGAATGGGGGTGACAGCGTCCAGAACTCGTCTAGAGCGGTTTTTAAATGAGGCCAAAGGCAGTTCCCCATTTGTGATGCGTACCGATATTCGTGGTTATTATCGGCATATCAATAAAAATCAGGTACTAGAACGGGTAGTGGCTTCGCTGCCATCGCCGATTTGGCGAGAGTTGATTCGGCAATACCTCTATTACACGGTGGAAGATGGCGGGGAGTTTTACACACCCGAATCTGGCATTGGGCGGGGTTGTGCTTTGAGCCCACTGATCGGGGCCAGTTTGCTTTACGCCATAGACAGCGATTTTGCACAGCGCCCCGATCTCTATTACGCCCGCTATATGGATGATTTTATTATTCTAGCCCGTAGCCGTTGGCGGCTTCGACGGGCCATTGCCACCTTACGCAGCCATTTGGCCGAAGGCGGCTTTTCACTTCACCCAGACAAAACCCAGATAGGTAAACTCACCAAAGGGTTCGATTGGCTGGGTGGTTGGTATAACGAGCAGGGAAGAGTGGGCATTGCGCTGCGCGCCCTGCACCATTACCGTACCCGATCTCTGCGGCTTTATGAGCAAGCTCGTCGGCTAGGATATTCCCATCAGGAGTGCCTAGTGCGAGTGCAGAATTATCGGGTACGGTGGAGAAGATGTTTTATATGA
- a CDS encoding fimbrial protein yields the protein MMCSSHEAAQAANRGKRWRKSWVAALPLLPLWLPFYVVAGSQELLLTITAEVVGQPCSLRPGDEIIPVDFGNINNKELLRDGRTPSRSFQLHLDECEPSIADSVSVTFSGVASEESALLALSANSQAKGIAIGLEQGGQALPINKPSRALTITQGSNVLDFAAYVQLLPSAQTGVTPGNFNATANFTLDYD from the coding sequence ATGATGTGCAGTTCACATGAGGCGGCGCAGGCTGCCAACCGGGGCAAAAGATGGCGCAAAAGCTGGGTCGCCGCGCTGCCACTGTTGCCACTCTGGCTACCTTTTTACGTCGTGGCGGGCAGCCAAGAACTGCTGCTGACCATTACCGCCGAGGTGGTGGGTCAGCCATGCTCACTGCGTCCGGGGGATGAAATCATTCCTGTCGATTTTGGCAATATTAACAATAAAGAACTGTTACGCGATGGCAGAACCCCAAGTAGGTCGTTTCAGTTGCATCTTGATGAGTGCGAGCCCTCTATCGCAGACAGTGTCAGCGTCACGTTTTCCGGGGTAGCCAGTGAAGAGAGCGCGCTATTGGCACTCTCTGCTAACAGTCAGGCAAAAGGCATTGCGATAGGGCTAGAGCAAGGTGGCCAAGCGTTACCGATTAACAAGCCAAGCCGAGCTTTAACGATAACGCAGGGCAGTAATGTACTTGATTTTGCCGCTTATGTGCAGCTATTGCCTTCAGCACAAACCGGGGTGACGCCGGGGAACTTTAATGCCACCGCCAATTTTACGCTGGATTATGACTAA
- a CDS encoding winged helix-turn-helix domain-containing protein — protein sequence MTIQYKHSDIFIFEPETFRLVLESKELKLSHKESAVLQQLCESSMRVVDRRVMLSEIWGDRESSDISLNKTILQLRRKFESIGIDGAIDTVPRVGYILKLAIETQQGDSLSHREEMVEQSVDQSFDQEGEQSEESKPLVKPAAKKFVLTKAQIFWATSIVLLSCLLAFLTNKLGLLDKSSEPKEPDILIDKPHDQEQGRTLLYAESISESDHDKYMALSKYVKEEISYYAFASKEAVSFIHLSSSPSKMWQKTFLMDPNREISTQIKCIAKYINDYKAQPIKVKNLAGMSFVRLNFYRPCGVEDAFLGSLLIKSTVKEDKVSTWTQDFTFTDISGEALFHLKRFSRAHNDKKAMELEIKSFHVDHVNQESLQLDDDIHAIFNQFTQDEIFLKTIDKEHEIYASSVFGGILFHVDRF from the coding sequence ATGACCATACAATACAAACACTCAGACATATTCATATTTGAACCAGAGACGTTTAGACTGGTTCTGGAGAGCAAAGAGCTCAAACTTAGTCACAAAGAGTCGGCGGTTTTACAACAGTTATGTGAAAGTTCAATGCGTGTCGTTGATCGTCGAGTCATGCTCAGTGAGATATGGGGAGATAGAGAAAGCAGCGACATCAGCTTAAATAAAACCATTTTGCAACTAAGAAGAAAGTTCGAATCGATCGGCATCGACGGTGCTATCGATACCGTTCCTCGCGTTGGGTATATTCTAAAGTTAGCCATAGAGACGCAGCAAGGTGACTCACTTTCACATCGAGAGGAGATGGTTGAACAATCAGTTGATCAATCTTTTGATCAAGAGGGTGAACAATCTGAAGAGAGCAAGCCCCTTGTAAAACCGGCGGCAAAAAAATTTGTGTTGACCAAAGCGCAGATTTTTTGGGCTACTTCAATCGTTCTACTATCCTGCCTACTGGCTTTTCTAACTAACAAATTAGGTCTTTTAGATAAAAGTTCAGAGCCCAAAGAGCCAGATATTTTAATAGATAAGCCCCACGATCAAGAACAAGGGCGAACTTTGTTATATGCTGAAAGCATATCCGAGAGTGATCATGATAAATATATGGCATTGTCCAAATATGTAAAAGAAGAAATAAGTTACTATGCATTCGCTTCTAAAGAAGCCGTATCATTTATTCACTTATCTTCATCGCCAAGTAAAATGTGGCAAAAAACTTTTTTGATGGATCCAAATCGAGAGATTTCAACACAAATAAAATGCATCGCCAAATACATCAATGATTACAAAGCACAACCAATTAAAGTGAAGAATTTGGCAGGCATGTCTTTTGTACGGTTAAATTTCTACCGTCCATGTGGGGTTGAAGATGCATTCCTCGGTTCTTTACTCATTAAAAGCACTGTTAAAGAGGATAAAGTATCAACTTGGACACAAGATTTTACATTTACCGACATAAGTGGCGAAGCACTATTTCATTTAAAACGATTCTCACGCGCGCACAATGATAAAAAAGCCATGGAACTAGAAATAAAATCGTTTCATGTTGACCATGTAAACCAGGAATCGTTGCAGCTGGATGATGACATACACGCTATTTTTAACCAGTTCACTCAAGATGAAATATTTCTAAAAACCATTGATAAAGAACACGAAATTTACGCATCATCTGTATTTGGCGGCATTCTTTTTCATGTAGATAGATTCTGA
- a CDS encoding EAL domain-containing protein has product MAEMKIGKVMFSKGQIKPIQFIFLTIVPCFLIIQLSHFYFVHLHQEKSQEYAKKIALEIESIFSYGKEANQRILSIVSNGESCDDVIVKLRKIVAAVPFVRTTNLAHDNKIYCTSLWGERSFVDTPQAYVAGELLLMKGSKVESQHPLVVVRTAQGNKVSLSGIDGLHIRHALNQSSIDAFSVFLKIGDAWLDEQGRMTQQDPTKGLIIFQHTQSSQFPFAIQSGFSYPSTWNAFWHERKFYILLILFMQGSFSLCYWWLANRPKTLDAELQRAILQHEFIPYAQPIVHAETKQVTGIEILMRWQHPIQGIVRPDLFIPQAEESGLIIPMTQLLFKETARQLRAYRDVLPNEFHVGINISPQHCKNDDLFTECQKFYDLVDCDKTILVLELTEREVLEFSDATDVLFRNIKQLGCKIAIDDFGTGHSSLINLQKIDLDYLKIDQIFIKNIGADPVAEHLVESTIELAKRLSLNLIAEGVECEEQVEYLRNHDVNYLQGFLFAKPVPLSEFLTTALAM; this is encoded by the coding sequence ATGGCAGAAATGAAAATAGGAAAAGTAATGTTTAGTAAAGGCCAAATAAAACCGATCCAGTTTATCTTTCTTACCATTGTACCTTGTTTCCTTATTATACAGCTGTCGCATTTTTATTTTGTTCATTTACACCAAGAGAAGTCACAAGAGTATGCGAAGAAAATAGCGTTAGAAATCGAATCCATTTTTAGCTATGGAAAAGAAGCGAATCAAAGAATATTGTCTATTGTTAGCAATGGGGAAAGTTGTGATGACGTTATTGTTAAGTTGCGGAAAATAGTTGCCGCAGTACCTTTTGTTAGGACCACCAATTTAGCGCATGACAATAAAATATATTGTACATCGCTGTGGGGAGAGCGCTCATTTGTCGACACGCCGCAAGCGTATGTTGCTGGAGAACTGCTACTAATGAAAGGGAGTAAAGTGGAATCACAACATCCATTGGTTGTCGTGCGCACAGCCCAGGGTAATAAAGTGTCATTAAGTGGTATTGATGGCCTGCATATTCGTCACGCGTTAAATCAATCTTCTATCGACGCATTCTCTGTGTTCCTGAAAATCGGTGATGCTTGGCTGGATGAGCAAGGCCGAATGACGCAGCAAGATCCCACAAAAGGACTGATTATTTTTCAGCATACGCAATCCAGTCAGTTTCCATTTGCCATTCAATCCGGTTTCTCTTATCCATCCACTTGGAATGCCTTTTGGCACGAGCGAAAATTTTATATCCTCTTGATTCTGTTTATGCAGGGATCATTTTCTCTCTGTTATTGGTGGCTTGCAAACCGTCCTAAAACATTAGACGCAGAGTTACAACGAGCCATTCTGCAGCATGAATTTATTCCCTATGCTCAGCCTATCGTCCACGCAGAAACTAAACAAGTAACCGGGATTGAGATCTTGATGCGCTGGCAACACCCGATCCAGGGGATCGTTAGGCCAGATCTGTTTATTCCTCAAGCGGAGGAATCTGGACTCATCATTCCGATGACGCAGTTATTATTTAAAGAAACGGCGCGACAGTTACGAGCATATAGAGATGTGTTGCCGAACGAATTTCATGTTGGGATCAATATTTCTCCGCAGCATTGTAAGAATGACGATCTTTTTACTGAATGTCAGAAATTTTATGACCTCGTTGATTGTGATAAAACCATACTGGTACTTGAGTTAACCGAGCGAGAGGTACTTGAGTTTTCTGATGCTACCGATGTTTTGTTCCGCAATATTAAGCAACTGGGTTGCAAAATTGCCATCGACGATTTTGGCACTGGGCACTCGAGTTTGATCAACTTGCAAAAAATCGACTTGGATTATTTAAAAATTGATCAGATTTTTATCAAAAATATCGGTGCAGATCCGGTCGCTGAACACTTAGTTGAAAGCACGATTGAACTTGCCAAACGTTTGTCTCTCAATCTTATTGCTGAAGGCGTTGAGTGCGAGGAGCAAGTTGAATATCTGCGAAATCACGATGTGAACTATCTGCAAGGATTCCTATTCGCTAAGCCAGTGCCTTTGTCTGAGTTTCTTACAACAGCTTTAGCCATGTAG
- a CDS encoding fimbria/pilus periplasmic chaperone, translated as MSLTIRNNNKTLPYLAQAWLEDSEGNKINSPFTVLPPVQRLEPGAESLIKIQALPMFKQLPQDRESLFYFSLREVPPRSDKPNTLQLALQTRIKFFYRPASLLIEPGSNKAPWQEKLTLQQVAGKYQLNNPTPYYVTIVAAATSVKNEGIEGFEAVMIAPNSSVELNVATAKLGANPTFTYVDDFGGRRTISYQCENSCRFVAEKEAK; from the coding sequence ATGAGCTTAACTATTCGCAACAACAACAAAACCTTGCCTTATCTCGCTCAAGCTTGGCTTGAAGACAGTGAAGGCAACAAAATCAACAGCCCTTTTACCGTGTTACCGCCAGTGCAACGTTTAGAGCCCGGCGCGGAAAGCTTAATTAAAATTCAAGCATTGCCGATGTTTAAGCAACTACCTCAAGATAGAGAAAGCTTGTTCTACTTTAGCCTGCGAGAAGTGCCACCACGCAGTGATAAGCCGAACACGCTGCAGTTGGCTCTGCAAACGCGCATTAAGTTCTTTTACCGCCCAGCGAGCCTCTTGATCGAGCCCGGCAGCAACAAAGCTCCGTGGCAGGAGAAATTAACACTGCAGCAAGTGGCGGGAAAATATCAGCTGAACAATCCCACCCCTTATTATGTGACGATTGTGGCCGCAGCAACGAGTGTAAAAAATGAAGGCATTGAGGGATTTGAAGCAGTCATGATTGCGCCAAACAGCAGTGTTGAGCTCAACGTAGCGACTGCCAAACTCGGCGCAAATCCAACCTTTACTTATGTCGATGACTTTGGCGGGCGCAGAACCATCAGCTATCAGTGTGAAAACAGTTGTCGTTTCGTGGCAGAAAAAGAGGCCAAGTGA
- the purT gene encoding formate-dependent phosphoribosylglycinamide formyltransferase, with product MFGTATREGATRVLLLGSGELGKEVAIECQRLGLEVIACDRYADAPAMQVAHRSYVLNMLDGDELEKIIKAEKPAFVVPEIEAIATDKLVELEEQGLNVVPSAKAAKLTMNREGIRRLAAEELGLVTSPYRFADNYEEFVAAVEAVNIPCVVKPVMSSSGKGQSVIKSAQDIEKAWQYAQEGGRTGAGRVIVEGFIDFDYEITLLTVRAADGVHFCAPIGHRQEDGDYRESWQPQAMSENALKAAEYAAEEVVNALGGYGIFGVELFVKGDKVIFNEVSPRPHDTGMVTMISQEMSEFALHVRAFTGMPIGKIVQYGPSASAVVLGNGKSDNIRFDGIADALEAPQTQLRLFAKPDIDGRRRLGVALTRRQSLEKAIQGAIDSAKKVKVIY from the coding sequence ATGTTCGGTACAGCTACCCGTGAAGGAGCAACTCGTGTACTACTGCTGGGTTCAGGCGAGCTCGGTAAAGAAGTGGCGATTGAGTGTCAACGCTTGGGTCTGGAAGTGATCGCCTGCGACCGCTATGCAGATGCTCCCGCCATGCAAGTGGCCCATCGCAGCTATGTGCTTAATATGCTCGATGGCGACGAACTGGAAAAAATCATTAAAGCGGAAAAACCCGCCTTCGTCGTACCAGAAATTGAAGCCATTGCTACCGATAAACTGGTAGAGCTAGAGGAACAAGGCTTAAACGTGGTGCCTTCTGCCAAAGCTGCCAAACTCACCATGAACCGCGAAGGCATTCGCCGCTTAGCGGCTGAAGAATTAGGGCTAGTCACCTCACCGTATCGTTTTGCTGATAACTACGAAGAGTTTGTCGCTGCGGTTGAAGCGGTCAACATCCCGTGCGTGGTTAAGCCCGTGATGAGCTCTTCTGGCAAAGGGCAGAGCGTAATCAAATCTGCGCAAGATATTGAGAAGGCTTGGCAATACGCACAAGAAGGCGGCCGCACTGGCGCAGGGCGTGTGATTGTCGAAGGGTTTATCGATTTTGATTATGAAATCACTTTATTGACGGTAAGAGCCGCTGATGGTGTGCACTTCTGTGCGCCGATTGGTCATCGCCAAGAAGATGGCGACTACCGCGAATCTTGGCAGCCACAAGCCATGTCAGAAAACGCGCTTAAAGCCGCAGAGTACGCCGCTGAAGAAGTCGTCAACGCCTTGGGTGGCTACGGTATTTTTGGTGTTGAGCTGTTTGTCAAAGGCGACAAAGTGATCTTCAATGAAGTGTCACCTCGCCCTCACGATACTGGCATGGTGACCATGATTTCTCAGGAAATGTCGGAATTTGCCCTGCACGTACGCGCCTTTACAGGAATGCCGATTGGCAAAATCGTCCAGTACGGTCCTTCCGCATCAGCGGTGGTACTTGGCAACGGCAAATCAGACAATATCCGTTTCGATGGGATTGCCGATGCACTGGAAGCGCCGCAAACACAGTTGCGTTTGTTTGCCAAGCCGGATATCGACGGGCGTCGTCGCCTTGGGGTTGCCCTCACTCGTCGCCAAAGTTTAGAAAAAGCGATTCAAGGCGCAATAGACAGCGCGAAAAAAGTGAAAGTGATTTACTAA
- the ihfA gene encoding integration host factor subunit alpha, which yields MALTKADLAENLFEKLGFSKRDAKETVEVFFEEIRKALENGEQVKLSGFGNFDLRDKNERPGRNPKTGEDIPITARRVVTFRPGQKLKARVENLKP from the coding sequence ATGGCGCTCACAAAAGCCGATTTGGCAGAGAACCTGTTTGAGAAACTTGGATTCAGTAAACGGGACGCCAAGGAAACGGTTGAGGTGTTTTTTGAAGAGATTCGTAAAGCACTGGAAAACGGCGAGCAGGTGAAACTATCAGGTTTTGGTAATTTTGACTTACGTGATAAGAATGAAAGACCTGGCCGTAACCCGAAAACAGGCGAAGACATTCCAATCACAGCCAGACGTGTTGTCACATTCCGTCCGGGCCAAAAATTGAAAGCCAGAGTTGAGAATCTAAAGCCTTGA
- a CDS encoding NUDIX hydrolase produces MIVTIDMICLKLGENGLEVLLIKRNNPERPQFGMWSIPGGFVFEHDLSAQSGQAADADFDSARRRICRQKIHTYPHYISEPMVDGNPKRDPEGWSVTIAHYALLNKTNVEQIDNCGLCDKQLGWFALERILNGEVALAFDHADLIKLAWTKLRAAIEYTSVVLFALEKEFLVSDIISAYAQFGVEVNRMTIKRRLIDTGVIESANKIAASSKGKGGKPAQVYSLADKHVTYFQTCLR; encoded by the coding sequence ATGATAGTCACCATTGATATGATTTGTCTGAAATTGGGCGAAAATGGCTTAGAAGTGTTGCTGATTAAGCGCAACAATCCTGAGCGGCCTCAATTTGGTATGTGGTCGATTCCCGGTGGGTTTGTTTTTGAGCACGATTTGAGCGCGCAGAGCGGACAGGCCGCGGATGCGGATTTTGATTCAGCGAGAAGACGCATCTGCCGACAGAAAATTCACACTTACCCCCATTACATTAGTGAACCGATGGTGGACGGAAACCCAAAACGTGATCCAGAAGGGTGGAGTGTGACAATTGCCCATTACGCGCTGCTCAATAAAACTAATGTCGAACAGATAGATAATTGTGGCTTGTGCGACAAACAATTGGGTTGGTTTGCGCTTGAGCGGATTTTAAACGGTGAAGTGGCGTTGGCCTTTGACCATGCCGATTTGATTAAGCTGGCATGGACAAAACTCAGAGCAGCGATTGAATACACCTCGGTGGTGCTGTTTGCTTTGGAGAAAGAGTTTCTCGTCTCTGACATCATTTCCGCGTATGCCCAGTTTGGCGTTGAGGTCAATCGCATGACCATTAAGCGGCGTCTTATCGATACGGGAGTCATTGAAAGTGCCAATAAGATAGCCGCCAGTAGTAAAGGCAAGGGTGGCAAACCGGCCCAAGTTTATAGTTTGGCAGATAAACACGTGACCTATTTTCAAACTTGTCTACGTTAA
- a CDS encoding OmpA family protein, which yields MWPISEAKRYQTRFEPNENIAMLELVYHPFRSSKNDTLELANDQVEEIAFTQVQEAPATIVVDKPFELSEDIPFGLNQTTLDRDALQALDKLNQQLLEISAKKEVEAIVIGYSDSLGSDTVKDRVAKARAEAVASYLAYLGLPEGQIRVQAQSKAKLREGDACYNTKNKSEQIACLAPDRHVEIKITGYHEVEELASPW from the coding sequence ATGTGGCCGATATCCGAAGCGAAACGCTATCAGACGCGCTTCGAACCGAATGAAAACATCGCCATGCTTGAGCTGGTTTACCACCCATTCCGTTCAAGCAAGAACGATACTCTCGAACTTGCCAACGATCAGGTCGAAGAAATCGCCTTTACTCAAGTGCAAGAAGCGCCTGCAACGATAGTGGTGGACAAACCGTTTGAACTGAGTGAAGACATTCCCTTCGGCTTAAACCAAACCACGCTAGATCGTGATGCTTTGCAAGCGTTAGACAAGTTGAACCAACAACTACTGGAAATCAGCGCCAAAAAAGAGGTGGAAGCCATAGTGATTGGTTACTCCGACAGCTTGGGCTCTGATACGGTTAAAGATCGCGTGGCGAAAGCGCGTGCAGAAGCGGTAGCAAGTTACCTCGCCTACTTAGGCCTACCAGAAGGTCAAATTCGTGTTCAAGCACAAAGCAAAGCTAAGCTGCGCGAAGGTGATGCATGTTACAACACCAAAAACAAGAGCGAGCAAATTGCGTGTTTAGCACCAGATCGCCACGTAGAAATTAAAATCACTGGTTACCACGAAGTCGAAGAACTCGCCTCACCTTGGTAA
- a CDS encoding outer membrane beta-barrel protein, which translates to MKKFRISLISSMILMATSTSVFADESDIYLGAGVGVGHIHGLSKIDGVQSSVDDAAGGTLFLGYDFNDYLSAEAGYLYVGKGKSDELPFQNQGATLSLNGHVPLIGDLSLTAEAGAYWSTTEGLGEKDRKVSPMLGAGLSYQINDQLDVQARWRYIRDVADIRSETLSDALRTE; encoded by the coding sequence ATGAAAAAATTCCGTATTTCTTTAATCAGCTCTATGATTCTTATGGCAACCTCAACCTCCGTATTCGCCGATGAGTCGGATATTTATTTAGGCGCGGGGGTCGGCGTGGGCCATATTCACGGTCTAAGCAAAATTGACGGTGTACAGTCATCAGTTGATGATGCTGCTGGAGGCACTCTATTTCTGGGGTATGATTTCAACGACTATCTCTCTGCAGAAGCAGGTTACCTCTACGTCGGTAAGGGAAAAAGCGATGAACTGCCATTTCAAAACCAAGGAGCAACGCTTAGCCTCAATGGCCATGTTCCCCTGATTGGCGATCTGTCACTGACTGCCGAAGCTGGCGCTTATTGGTCAACCACCGAAGGTCTGGGAGAAAAAGACCGTAAAGTATCACCTATGCTTGGGGCGGGTTTGTCTTACCAAATTAACGACCAGCTCGACGTACAAGCTCGTTGGCGTTATATCCGAGATGTGGCCGATATCCGAAGCGAAACGCTATCAGACGCGCTTCGAACCGAATGA
- a CDS encoding isochorismatase family protein, translating to MIRINRATTAALDVDPQKGFSELCPSELPVAGALEIVDELTRNHQKAKLKLVSRDMHPPGAAWEAKTPANMLEPVGLPEVDIKWNPHCVVGTPGVELLPGLPAVREYDFQINKGIDPDAHPYGAFYHDQAEKLSTGGIEFLRANQIDTVIVGGLALDFCVKKSIEQLIAAGFRVVLNLAATKAVFAESAPSVIEQLCALGVTCVEDAEQIELL from the coding sequence ATGATTCGTATTAACAGAGCAACGACAGCCGCACTAGATGTGGACCCGCAAAAGGGGTTTAGCGAGTTATGTCCGTCGGAGTTGCCCGTCGCTGGCGCGCTAGAGATTGTTGATGAGCTGACGCGCAACCATCAAAAAGCGAAACTGAAGCTTGTTTCGCGTGATATGCACCCTCCGGGCGCTGCGTGGGAAGCAAAAACCCCCGCCAATATGCTCGAGCCAGTGGGCTTGCCGGAAGTGGACATCAAATGGAACCCGCATTGTGTGGTGGGTACGCCGGGTGTCGAGCTGCTTCCGGGGCTTCCTGCGGTGCGTGAATACGACTTTCAAATCAATAAAGGCATCGATCCAGATGCGCATCCGTATGGCGCGTTTTATCACGATCAGGCCGAAAAATTATCCACGGGTGGCATTGAGTTTTTGCGCGCCAATCAAATTGATACGGTGATCGTTGGTGGTTTAGCGCTCGACTTTTGTGTCAAAAAATCGATTGAACAATTGATTGCAGCGGGTTTTCGCGTTGTGTTGAACTTAGCCGCCACTAAAGCCGTCTTTGCTGAATCGGCCCCCTCGGTGATTGAGCAGTTGTGTGCTTTGGGTGTGACTTGTGTTGAAGATGCAGAGCAAATTGAACTGCTCTGA
- the pncB gene encoding nicotinate phosphoribosyltransferase, with protein sequence MNTALFQSPIIQSALDLDVYKINMMQAAYRFYPETQVRYELIVRSDDDLSDLIEEVRQEIEKLALLTFTAEQITYLKNQAPYLTSEFLEYLRHFRFVPQQQVVLETVPSQSGQSQLRVAIQGIWHETILYETLVMSIISEVRNRRHWQTIPYSQFEQVLTNKISQLKNELQQRRISNFRFSEMGTRRRFSAKVQRDTLDYLRTHVPELLTGTSNYHLAQEFALTPIGTVAHEWFMAHQALVNVQDSQRVALDRWLEAFSGHLGIALTDTIGIDAFLQDFNPQRAHAYVGVRHDSGCPFTWGDKIISHYQSLGIDPLSKTLIFTDGLDFSRALDICEYFAGRAQISFGIGTFLANDMGDWQNAQGERYQALSMVVKMAECNRSPVAKISDEPEKAMCEDIFFLLNLKQRFGLPLEMDEVIATLTSLQKTQGIAFQHVA encoded by the coding sequence ATGAACACAGCACTTTTTCAATCGCCGATCATTCAGAGCGCTCTCGATCTCGATGTGTATAAAATCAACATGATGCAAGCGGCGTATCGCTTCTACCCAGAAACGCAGGTACGTTATGAGTTGATCGTACGCTCCGATGATGATCTCTCTGATTTGATTGAAGAAGTTCGCCAAGAAATTGAAAAGCTGGCGCTACTCACCTTTACAGCCGAACAAATCACATACTTGAAAAACCAAGCGCCTTACTTAACAAGCGAGTTTCTCGAATACCTGCGCCATTTTCGTTTTGTGCCGCAACAACAGGTTGTGCTTGAGACAGTACCCAGCCAGAGTGGTCAATCCCAACTGCGCGTTGCTATCCAAGGGATATGGCACGAAACCATCTTGTACGAAACCTTGGTGATGAGCATCATCTCTGAAGTGAGAAATCGTCGCCACTGGCAAACCATCCCCTACTCGCAGTTTGAGCAAGTGCTTACGAATAAAATCAGCCAGTTAAAGAATGAACTGCAGCAGCGACGCATCAGCAATTTCCGTTTTTCTGAAATGGGCACGCGTCGGCGTTTCAGTGCCAAGGTGCAACGGGATACGTTGGACTACTTACGCACGCATGTTCCTGAACTGCTTACCGGCACAAGCAATTACCATTTAGCCCAAGAATTTGCACTCACCCCAATTGGTACTGTGGCGCATGAGTGGTTTATGGCTCACCAAGCGCTCGTCAACGTACAGGACTCGCAGCGCGTGGCATTGGATAGATGGCTCGAGGCATTTTCTGGCCATTTGGGGATTGCACTTACCGACACGATTGGTATTGATGCGTTTTTGCAGGATTTCAACCCACAAAGAGCTCATGCTTATGTTGGCGTTAGGCACGACTCGGGTTGCCCATTCACTTGGGGTGATAAAATCATCAGCCACTATCAATCACTTGGTATTGACCCGTTGAGCAAAACGTTGATTTTTACTGACGGCCTGGATTTTTCCCGCGCGCTGGATATCTGCGAGTACTTTGCTGGCCGTGCGCAAATCAGCTTCGGCATTGGCACTTTCCTCGCTAATGACATGGGTGATTGGCAAAATGCGCAAGGTGAGCGCTATCAAGCGCTTTCCATGGTGGTCAAAATGGCAGAATGTAACCGCTCACCCGTCGCCAAAATCAGTGACGAACCAGAAAAGGCGATGTGTGAAGACATCTTCTTCCTGCTCAACCTCAAGCAGCGCTTTGGCCTCCCGCTTGAGATGGATGAGGTGATCGCTACCCTGACCAGTTTGCAAAAAACGCAGGGCATTGCGTTTCAGCATGTTGCGTAG